From the genome of Xiphophorus hellerii strain 12219 chromosome 11, Xiphophorus_hellerii-4.1, whole genome shotgun sequence, one region includes:
- the LOC116728956 gene encoding V-type proton ATPase catalytic subunit A-like, producing MDTSKLPKIQDEERESQFGYVHGVSGPVVTATAMAGAAMYELVRVGHSELVGEIIRLEGDMATIQVYEETSGVSVGDPVLRTGKPLSVELGPGIMGSIFDGIQRPLKDINDLTQSIYIPRGVNIGALNRDIKWEFSPGQSLRVGSHITGGDIYGTVFENSLIKHKLLLPPRNRGTVTYLAPPGNYDLSDVVLELEFEGVKEKFTMVQVWPVRQIRPVTEKLPANHPLLTGQRVLDALFPCVQGGTTAIPGAFGCGKTVISQSLSKYSNSDVIIYVGCGERGNEMSEVLRDFPELTMEVDGKVESIMKRTALVANTSNMPVAAREASIYTGITLSEYFRDMGYNVSMMADSTSRWAEALREISGRLAEMPADSGYPAYLGARLASFYERAGRVKCLGNPEREGSVSIVGAVSPPGGDFSDPVTSATLGIVQVFWGLDKKLAQRKHFPSVNWLISYSKYTRALDEYYDKHFPEFVPLRTKAKEILQEEEDLAEIVQLVGKASLAETDKITLEVAKLIKDDFLQQNGYTPYDRFCPFYKTVGILSNMIAFYDMARHAVESTAQSDNRITWAMIREHMGEILYRVSSMKFKDPVKDGEAKIRAEYAQLLEDMQNAFRTLEE from the exons ATGGACACGTCAAAGCTTCCTAAGATCCAGGATGAGGAGAGAGAAAGCCAGTTTGGATATGTTCATGGAGTTTCAGGACCAG TGGTGACGGCCACTGCCATGGCTGGAGCTGCCATGTATGAGCTGGTTCGTGTCGGCCACAGCGAGCTGGTTGGAGAAATCATTCGTTTAGAGGGTGACATGGCGACCATCCAGGTGTATGAAGAGACGT CTGGTGTGTCTGTCGGTGACCCAGTCCTCCGAACGGGGAAACCCCTTTCCGTAGAGCTGGGGCCGGGAATTATGGGCTCCATCTTTGACGGTATCCAACGTCCACTAAAAGACATTAATGACCTCACTCAAAGTATCTACATCCCACGAGGAGTAAATATCGGCGCTCTTAACAGAGACATCAAATGGGAGTTTTCTCCCGGCCAGAGCCTTCGG GTTGGCAGTCACATCACAGGCGGAGATATTTACGGGACTGTGTTTGAAAACTCCTTAATTAAGCACAAACTCCTGCTTCCACCTCGAAACAGAGGCACCGTCACCTACCTGGCTCCACCTGGGAACTACGACCTTTCT GATGTTGTTTTGGAGCTTGAATTTGAAGGAGTAAAGGAGAAGTTTACCATGGTCCAGGTGTGGCCAGTACGACAAATTCGTCCGGTAACAGAGAAATTACCTGCCAATCATCCACTGCTGACTGGCCAGAGAGTTCTTGATGCACTTTTCCC ATGTGTACAAGGTGGCACAACTGCTATACCTGGAGCCTTCGGGTGCGGAAAGACCGTGATCTCGCAGTCGCTGTCAAAGTACTCCAACAGTGACGTCATCATCTATGTGGGCTGTGGAGAACGTGGCAATGAAATGTCTGAAGTGCTGCGGGATTTCCCAGAG CTTACAATGGAAGTTGATGGCAAAGTTGAGAGCATCATGAAGAGAACAGCGCTGGTTGCAAACACGTCCAACATGCCTGTGGCCGCTCGAGAGGCTTCCATCTATACAG GGATCACGCTGTCTGAGTACTTCAGAGATATGGGCTACAATGTGAGCATGATGGCCGACTCAACGTCCCGATGGGCCGAGGCGCTGAGAGAAATTTCTGGAAGACTGGCTGAAATGCCTGCAG ACAGTGGCTATCCTGCCTATCTGGGCGCCAGGCTGGCTTCCTTCTACGAGCGCGCTGGACGTGTGAAGTGCCTGGGAAATCCAGAGAGAGAAGGCAGCGTCAGCATCGTTGGAGC TgtgtcgccccctggtggagacTTCTCAGATCCAGTCACTTCAGCCACATTGGGAATAGTTCAG GTCTTCTGGGGTTTGGACAAGAAGCTGGCTCAGAGAAAGCACTTCCCTTCAGTAAACTGGCTAATCAGCTACAGCAAGTACACGCGAGCACTGGATGAATATTATGACAAACACTTTCCAGAGTTTGTCCCACTTCGTACAAAAGCGAAGGAGAttctgcaggaggaggaggacttGGCTGAAATCGTGCAGCTTGTAGGCAAG gcttctctcgctgagactGATAAAATCACTCTGGAAGTAGCTAAGCTCATAAAGGATGACTTCCTGCAGCAGAATGGCTACACCCCCTATGACAG GTTCTGCCCCTTTTACAAAACCGTTGGCATCCTCTCAAACATGATTGCGTTCTACGACATGGCCCGACACGCAGTGG